The following coding sequences are from one Microbacterium sp. SSM24 window:
- a CDS encoding adenylyl cyclase encodes MTTPIPRSRTRRIAAVITGAAVIAGALMASPASAAPPWAVDPFNPDFGPNVTVYSPDTPIDQIEAELDALADQQRDAEMSGVRKAVLFKPGQYGTAENPLQFDVGYYTEVAGLGASPTDVDINGSIEVYNRCLADGGTSNCLALVNFWRTISNLSIQVNSLGDDGCRGSANFWAVSQAVSMRRLDISGANLSLMDYCTAGPQYASGGFIADSRLPFVVSGSQQQWLTRNTEVAGWSNGVWNQVFSGVVGAPSDANFPTDPYTTLAATPASREKPYLYVGSDGRYAVRVPSFQRDSSGISWGAGETAGRSIPITDFFIAKPGDSVKKINLALAAGKNLILTPGVYDIPETILAWRPNTVVLGLGHATLTAKKGAVPLAVADVPGVIVAGVTIDAGEKLSPVLMKVGLTKTLNLSSKASKNNPITLSDVYFRVGGPHIGKSTTALEINADNVLIDHTWVWRADHGVEGFTGGVNGDTQRWATNTGTNGVIVNGDNVTATGLFVEHFQKYNTLWKGENGRVVLYQNELPYDPPTQADWTQPDGTLGYPGYVVDAKVKKHRLDGAGVYVFNQNNPQIITANGFSVPQRPGVQLHHIMTVNLSAGTIQHVVNGVGGQADNTNTGTPQYLVDYPAP; translated from the coding sequence ATGACCACCCCCATCCCCCGCAGCCGGACGAGGCGGATCGCAGCCGTCATCACCGGAGCAGCAGTGATCGCCGGAGCACTGATGGCGAGCCCCGCGAGCGCCGCGCCACCCTGGGCCGTCGATCCGTTCAACCCGGACTTCGGACCCAACGTCACCGTCTACTCCCCCGATACGCCGATCGACCAGATCGAGGCCGAACTCGACGCCCTCGCCGATCAGCAGCGCGACGCCGAGATGAGCGGCGTTCGCAAGGCCGTGCTCTTCAAGCCGGGCCAGTACGGCACCGCCGAGAACCCCCTGCAGTTCGACGTCGGCTACTACACCGAGGTCGCCGGCCTCGGCGCATCACCCACCGACGTCGACATCAACGGATCGATCGAGGTGTACAACCGCTGCCTCGCCGACGGCGGAACCTCCAACTGCCTCGCGCTCGTGAACTTCTGGCGGACGATCTCGAACCTCTCGATCCAGGTGAACAGCCTCGGAGACGACGGATGCCGCGGCAGCGCCAACTTCTGGGCGGTGTCGCAGGCCGTGTCGATGCGCCGACTCGACATCTCGGGGGCGAACCTCTCGCTCATGGACTACTGCACCGCGGGTCCGCAGTACGCGAGCGGGGGCTTCATCGCCGACTCGCGCCTGCCCTTCGTGGTCAGCGGTTCGCAGCAGCAGTGGCTCACCCGCAACACGGAGGTGGCCGGCTGGTCGAACGGCGTCTGGAACCAGGTGTTCTCGGGCGTCGTCGGCGCGCCGAGTGACGCCAACTTCCCGACCGATCCGTACACGACGCTCGCGGCCACGCCGGCATCCCGGGAGAAGCCGTACCTTTATGTCGGTTCCGACGGCAGGTACGCGGTTCGCGTGCCGTCGTTCCAGCGCGACTCGAGCGGCATCTCGTGGGGCGCGGGCGAGACGGCCGGGCGCAGCATCCCGATCACCGACTTCTTCATCGCGAAGCCGGGCGACTCCGTGAAGAAGATCAACCTCGCGCTCGCGGCGGGCAAGAACCTCATCCTCACGCCGGGGGTGTACGACATTCCGGAGACGATCCTGGCGTGGCGTCCGAACACCGTCGTGCTCGGCCTCGGCCACGCGACCCTCACGGCGAAGAAGGGGGCCGTCCCGCTCGCCGTCGCCGACGTGCCGGGAGTCATCGTCGCCGGTGTCACGATCGACGCGGGCGAGAAGCTCTCCCCCGTGCTGATGAAGGTCGGGCTCACGAAGACCCTCAATCTGTCGAGCAAGGCGTCGAAGAACAACCCGATCACGCTCAGCGACGTGTACTTCCGCGTCGGCGGTCCGCACATCGGCAAGTCCACGACGGCGCTCGAGATCAACGCCGACAACGTGCTGATCGATCACACGTGGGTCTGGCGGGCCGATCACGGCGTCGAAGGGTTCACCGGCGGCGTGAACGGCGACACCCAGCGCTGGGCCACCAACACGGGCACGAACGGAGTGATCGTCAACGGCGACAACGTCACCGCCACGGGACTGTTCGTCGAGCACTTCCAGAAGTACAACACCCTCTGGAAGGGCGAGAACGGCCGCGTCGTCCTCTACCAGAACGAGCTGCCGTACGACCCGCCGACGCAGGCCGACTGGACGCAGCCCGACGGCACGCTCGGCTATCCGGGTTACGTGGTCGACGCGAAGGTGAAGAAGCACCGCCTCGACGGGGCCGGCGTCTACGTGTTCAACCAGAACAATCCGCAGATCATCACGGCGAACGGCTTCTCGGTGCCTCAGAGGCCCGGGGTCCAGCTGCACCACATCATGACGGTGAACCTCAGCGCCGGAACGATCCAGCACGTCGTGAACGGCGTCGGCGGACAGGCCGACAACACCAACACGGGTACTCCGCAGTACCTCGTGGACTACCCCGCGCCGTAG
- a CDS encoding DUF2809 domain-containing protein has protein sequence MDSPRDAAGRRSANADVAPRGGRRGRRIGAVVLLVLVTGAGLSVHAFAPENAASDIAGDALYAAAAYFAVVMLAPSLRPIVVGAIAAGWCVAIELFQLTGIPLLAGAAFQPAMLLLGTVFDARDLVVYMGTVAALTGLDAATAVVVGRVRRR, from the coding sequence ATGGACTCTCCGCGCGATGCCGCCGGCCGTCGCTCGGCGAACGCCGACGTTGCACCGCGAGGCGGACGGCGAGGACGACGCATCGGCGCCGTCGTCCTGCTGGTGCTCGTGACCGGGGCGGGACTCTCCGTGCACGCGTTCGCGCCGGAGAACGCGGCATCCGACATCGCGGGCGATGCGCTCTACGCGGCAGCCGCCTACTTCGCGGTCGTGATGCTGGCCCCGTCGCTGCGGCCGATCGTGGTCGGCGCGATTGCTGCCGGGTGGTGCGTGGCGATCGAACTCTTCCAGCTGACGGGCATCCCGCTGCTGGCTGGTGCGGCGTTCCAGCCCGCGATGCTCCTGCTCGGAACGGTCTTCGATGCACGCGACCTCGTCGTCTACATGGGCACGGTCGCCGCGCTTACAGGATTGGATGCCGCGACGGCAGTCGTCGTCGGGCGGGTGCGGCGGCGCTAG
- a CDS encoding aldo/keto reductase, with amino-acid sequence MQHRALGRTGRSVSAIGLGTWQLGADWGAVSEDDATAVLAASADHGVTLFDTADVYGDGRSESIIGRFLAGRPGHGITVATKMGRRLAQEPENYTPENFRAWTDRSCANLGVDTLDLVQLHCPPSAVIDDDATYDALDALVADGTIAAYGVSVETTAQALAAIARPNVTNVQIIFNPFRLKPLDEVLPAAEAAGVAIFARVPLASGLLSGKYTAATTFAENDHRTYNRHGEAFDRGETFSGVDFQTGVDAAAELAAALPADASLPAATLAWIAAQPGVTSVIPGARNVRQADANAEAGTLLDGGFDVDAFDRVVREVYDRDLRDAIHPLW; translated from the coding sequence ATGCAGCACCGCGCACTTGGCCGCACCGGACGCTCGGTGTCGGCGATCGGCCTCGGAACCTGGCAGCTCGGCGCCGACTGGGGCGCGGTGAGCGAGGACGACGCGACCGCGGTGCTCGCGGCATCCGCTGATCACGGCGTCACCCTGTTCGATACCGCGGACGTCTACGGCGATGGGCGCAGCGAGTCGATCATCGGGCGCTTCCTCGCGGGGCGGCCCGGTCACGGGATCACGGTGGCCACCAAGATGGGCCGGCGCCTCGCGCAGGAGCCCGAGAACTACACGCCCGAGAACTTCCGCGCGTGGACCGACCGCTCGTGCGCCAACCTCGGCGTCGACACCCTCGATCTGGTGCAGCTGCACTGCCCGCCGTCGGCCGTGATCGATGACGACGCGACCTATGACGCTCTGGACGCGCTCGTCGCCGACGGCACGATCGCGGCCTACGGCGTGTCCGTCGAGACGACCGCGCAGGCGCTCGCCGCGATCGCTCGGCCGAACGTGACGAACGTGCAGATCATCTTCAACCCGTTCCGCCTCAAGCCGCTCGACGAGGTGCTTCCCGCCGCCGAGGCAGCCGGGGTGGCGATCTTCGCCCGGGTGCCGCTGGCGTCCGGTCTTCTTTCGGGAAAGTACACGGCGGCGACGACCTTCGCCGAGAACGACCACCGCACCTACAACCGTCATGGCGAGGCGTTCGATCGGGGCGAGACGTTCTCGGGCGTGGACTTCCAGACCGGAGTGGATGCCGCGGCCGAACTCGCCGCCGCGCTGCCCGCCGATGCCTCACTGCCGGCGGCGACGCTCGCGTGGATCGCCGCGCAGCCGGGCGTGACGAGCGTGATCCCCGGTGCGCGGAACGTGCGCCAGGCGGACGCGAACGCCGAAGCCGGGACGCTGCTCGACGGAGGATTCGACGTCGACGCGTTCGATCGCGTCGTGCGCGAGGTCTACGACCGCGACCTGCGGGACGCGATCCACCCGCTCTGGTGA